Genomic DNA from Salinibacter pepae:
CCGGGCAAGAGCGCTTCGAGGGCAGGGCGTTTCACTCGTCCGGCTGGCCCGAGGACTTTGACCCGTCCGGGCGCCGCGTGGCCGTCGTCGGCACGGGGGCCTCGGCGGTGCAGATCGTGCCGGCGCTGCAGCCGCACGCCGAGCACCTGACGCTCTTCCAGCGCACGCCGGCGTGGGTGGTCCCGCATGGCGACCGGGAGATCCCGACAGCCGTCCACGACCTGTTTCGCCGCGTGCCGGTGCTTCTGCGAATCTGGCGCTTCGTGCTGCACCACCTCCGCGAGGCCACCGGCTGGCTCTTCTGGGACCGGCGCGTCGCTCGCCTCGTGGAGCCGCTCGTCCGGTACTGGATGCGGAGCCAGATCTCCGACCCCGATCTGCGCGAGACGCTGATCCCCGACTACGCGCTCGGCTGCAAGCGCATTCTCCACTCGGACACGTACCTCCCTGCGCTCTCGGAGCCCAATGTGACCGTCGTCGACGGGGCCGCCCGCGAGGTGCATCCGGGGGGCGTGTCCGGGCCAGAGGGCGTGTCCGGGCCGGCGGGCCCCCGCGACGCGGACGTGATCGTCTACTGCACGGGGTTTCGGTCGACGAAGATGCCGCTTCGCCACAGCATCTACGGCCGGGAGGGGCGGTCGCTGGCGGAGACCTGGGGCGATTCCCCGCGGGCGCACCTGGGCACGACGGTGGCGGGGTATCCGAATCTGTTTCTTCTCCGGGGCCCGAACACCGGGCTCGGCCACAACTCTATTCTGCCGATGATTGAGGCGCAGATCGAACACATCCTCGGCGCGCTGCGGCACATGGGCGACACGGGGGGCGCCGCCGTCGAGCCGCGGGCTGCCGCGCAGGCCCGCTTCGTGCGCCAGGTGGACCGCTGGTCGGAGGGCACTGTCTGGACCGACGGCGGGTGCCGCAGCTGGTACCTCGACGCCACGGGCCGCAACGCCGTGCTGTGGCCGCGCTCCGTTGCCGCCTTCCGCCGCCGCGCTGCCGACTTCGACCCGTCGGAGTACGCCACGATACGCCACGCCCGGTCCCCCACTGCGGCGCGCTAGGAGCGGCCCAAAGCGGCCCGGATCCCCGCGCCCAGCCTGAGCCGCAGGCAGCCTGCCGTGGTGTGCTGGGCCCTCACGGCAGATGCCCCCCGTCCCGCCTGCCGCTGGACGAGATGGAGGGGAAAGCCGTCGATCAGGTGTCGGTGGGCACACAGGTCCCCCATGACTACTCCTTGAACGTGTGCACGCGGCCGAAGAGGTCGTGCGGGCCCCAGATGCCGCTGCGCAGGCATTCCAGCTGAACGATCTGGCTGTGGTCCACGAAGAGGTTCACCTCCGGGCCGTAGTTCTGCACGTACCAGGGAAAGACGTGCGGGTCGGCCGCCTCGAACATGATGTGTTCTAGCCCCAGCTCGTCGATGAACTGGGCGGGCACCTCCGTGCGCATCTCCGGCACGTTTTCGGTAATGCCCTCGCTCTCCATCATGATCTGGTAGGCGCCCGCGTCGAGAAACCGCCGGGCCTGCGCGATGGCCTGCGACGGGTCCTGCTGGCCAATCTGCTCCAGCTCCTCGGTCGTGGTGGCCCCGCCGCCGGCCCCGTGCTGAATGCCGACCTCCGGCTTGGCCTTGAGGCCGGCCTCCTGCACGGCCTCGATCAGGCGCAGCCAGTCGTCGGTGGGCAGCGTGATGAAGCCCGCGGAGACCTCGACGATGTCGAAGCCGAGCCGGGCACACTCGTCGATGTAGCTGTGCACCGCGTCGGTCCCTTGCGAGAGCACGTACTCCATGAACCCGCCCGTAGAAACGAGCACGTCGTGCTCGTGGGCCTTGTCGAGGAGGGCTTGCACCTCCTCCTCAGGCATCAGGCTGAAGGAGCCGCCCGCAAACTTGAGGCTGTCGACGTAGTGGCCCATTGTGGAAAGCACATCATCGAGGTAGTTGGGGCCCATCGGAAGGCCCACGGTGCTGCAGGTGCTCGGGGTGATGGACGCCCACTCAATCGCAAGGCCTCCACCGTTCCTCGGTCGCCTTTTCTCGGCGATTGCTGAGGTCGGATTGGGTAGCAGAGCCCACCAGTCGAGGGGGCCAGCCGACGACAGGGCCTGACCCCTTGTGCCTATTTCTTCTGCAGGGCCCCCGTTCGGGTCCGAAGCCACAGGCATATGCACCGCGCTGTGGGGAAAACGGGCCGGCGGCCGGTTCTACCGATGAAGAGCGGCCGGGAGAATCGGCTTTCCTGTCGTAATTTGTATTTACATATCTTAATAAATGTTCCTCCCGCGACGTCTTGTGGTGTGCCGGTGAACGTGCTGTGCTGTGGCCCACCGCAATAACCCCGGTAGGGGTGTCCGAGGAGAAAACACGAAGCGACAAATCGCCCCCATTGTGGCGGGATTGCAAGATCTGCGGACGGGACGTGCATGCGGTCTGGCTGTCTCATCCGGGTAAGCAGCAGGCCGAAGACCAGGCCTTCAGGTCCGCTGTGGACGGCAATCGAAGTGGGGAGGTCCCCCAAGCCTCCGCTGGGCCCGTCCGACTTGGCGGCACGATGCAGGAGAAGCTCTTCCCACCGTGGAGGGGACGCGGGGAACGTCCATGCAACCTCCGCCCATGGGTTGCGTTGCCTCCCGTCCGTTACGTTGTAACATGTAAATACATTTTTAGGCATGACTAGCAACAACACCTTCCGCACTGCACTCTTCCTCACGGTCCTTGGATTGGGGATGGGGGGCCTAGGCTCCGCACAGGCCCAGGACAGTGGTAGCGCGTCCGCTGAAAGCGCGTCCGCTGAAGATGTCTTTGTCGTCGTCTCCTCGGGAGAAGCCCAGACGCAGATGATGGCGATGGTGCTTGGCAATCAGGTGGCCGCCAAGGGGGCCTCGGTCCGGGTTCTCCTGTGCGACGCGGCCGCTCGGCTGGCCGTGCAGGGCGAATCGTTTCCAACGTTTGAGCCGGCAGGGCGCACCCCACAGAACCTGCTCCAGGGGCTGATGCAGAAAGGCGCCACCGTCGAGGTCTGCGCCATTTTCCTCCCAAACACCGAGTACGAATCCTCGGATCTCCTGGACGGGGTCGGGGTGGCGAAGCCCGGGCCGATTGCCGATCACATGCTGAAGCCGGGCGTTCGATACTTCACGTTTTAGATTGCGTTAGATTGCGCTGCGCAACTTAGACTGTGCTGCGCAACAGGTCGCATCGACACGGCGGGCGCTCATTGTGGAATGGGTCACCATCGGCCGCGTGCTGAATCAATCGTGTGCCGATCGGTCACAGGCGACCGGCCTCTCAACAGGACCTCCGCGTCTGTTGCGGGCTGCCGGGCGGTACGTCGCACGGCTGCGCCGGCAGATGCACACGCCGCAGGATGGGGTAGCGCTGTTTGTGGCGGAAGGGACGCGGATTGCCCGTCGGCTCCTCACCGAGGACAAGCACCCTGGTGCCCGGGTCCGTGAGGCGTCCCTGCCGGGACGCGCTGCCCGACGCATTTGCCGTGGTTTCCCAGGCCTCGGTCCACCCGTAGAGCCATTTCGCGTCGCTGTTGACGAGGCGCACGCAGCCGTGACTCGTGGGGCCGCCCGTGGGCATGGCGTACTGGTGCAGGTGGATGCCCCGCCCGTCGTGGATGTTCATCACCCAGTACATCCACCACTCTTCCCCGGGCGGACTTTCGGACGAGAGCCGCTTCTTCTCCTTCCAGTTCACGTTGAAGCGCCCGTTGGGCGTGGGCGTCTCCAGCGCGCCGGTGTTGATGATGCCCCAGCGCTCAAGGCGGCCATATTCGTACGCCGCCCATCCCTGCACGTCTTTGTTCAACACCAGCAGTTTCTGTTTCTCGTGCCCGCCGACATAGTAGCGTGGAAACGGCGAGTACGCCCGAAAGTCCAGCCCGAAGCGGGTGGGGACCACCAGCGTATCGCCCACGGAAAATTGCCGCCGCGTAGTGCGGTTCAGAAGCGCGACGGTGCGGGCGCGCCGCCGCCCGGCAGCCACGTCTCCGTCGCCCAGGTGCCGGTAGAGCCGCTGCCGCGCCACAATGGTGTTGGTGTGCTCGGCGCCAAACGCGTAGTAGTTGTAGTGCACCGCCGGCAGGTCATTGAGGGCCTGCCGGTTCCGGCTGAGAAGATTGCCGACCGCCTCCTGGTCAACCAGGCCCTGAGCGGGGGCCAGCAGGGGGCTCCCGATCGCGGCAAAGAGAACTAAGCAGATGCCCCCGAGACGGGGTGGCGGGATGGTCATGGAACGCGGGCGGGACACAGGACGTGGGCGATGCAGGGACGCTGAGATGTCATCAGCTACTGCCCTCTCCCTTAGAAGGACGGCCCCGCGCGACGGGTGCAGACGACGTCCCCCGCGAGACGTTCTGCGGGGCAGCGTCTTCGGGGGATTGGGAAAGCCCCTCCTCAAGGAAGGCGTCGAACGCCTTGGGGGAGGCCATGCCGCTGTGCCGGGCCGCCAGGTTTCCCGCCGGCGTGACCACCGCGTAGCTCGGCAGGGCCACGGTCCCAACCGTCTGTTGCTGGTAGCGCCGGAGCGTGGGGCCCTTGTCCGCATCGTCGGTGTAGAGGCGCAGAAGGACAAAATCGGTGCGTAGGTGCTCGGCCACCGCGGGTGCCGGAAAGACATTGGCCTCCATCTCGCGGCAGTTGGTGCAGGTGTGCCCGCTGAAGTCCACAAAGACGGGCGTTCCGCGCTCCTTGGCCTCGGCCCTCGCCGCGTCGATATCGTTTTGGTGCCAGTCCAGGGCGCCCACGGCCGTCGTTTCTGCTCCGCTACGCGCCGGGAGGCGGCCCACGTCGGTGGCGTGGCGCGGGGGAAAGTAGGCGTCGAGGCTGCCCAGCCGGGCGCCGAGGAGCCCCGGCGTCATGTAGAGCGCGAGGCCCAGGAAGAGCGCGGCGGCCAGGACGCGGCCCACCCCCACGCGCCGTGGCCCCTCCGCTGGCGGGTCGTGCGAGAGCCGCAGTGCGCCCAGCAGATACGCGCCGGCCAGCGCAAGGAGCACGATGGTAAAAGCAATCACAAGGGGACGCGAGAGCCACACGGCGCCGCCCCATACCAGGTCCGCGTTGGAGAAAAACTTCAGCGCGGCGGCCAGCTCCACGAAGCCGAGGGTGACCTTGAGCGCGTTCATCCAGCCGCCCGACGAGGGGAGCCGTTCCAGGGCCTCCGGAAAGAGTGCGAAGCCGACGAACGGCAGGGCCAGTACCCCACTAAACACGAGCATTCCCAGTACGGGATACAGCCACGTTCCCTGCGCGGCCGCGGCGAGCAGGCCGCCGACGAACGGGGCCGTGCACGAGAACGACACGACCGTGAGGGTGAGCCCCATGAAGACCGCCCCCGCATACCCGCTCTGCCTTTCCGACTGGCGGTTCAGGTAGTTCGTAAGGCCAGTCGGCAGCCTCAGCTCAAACAGCCCCAGGAGCGAAAGCCCAAAGGCGACAAGGACCGCGCCGATGGCGAGGTTGGTCCACGGGCTGGCGGCGATGGCCTGCGCCCCGGCCGCCCCCAGCAGCGCCGCCGCCAGCGCCCCGAGGCCGGTAAAGGCCCCGACGATCGTGAGGCCGTAGACGCCCGCCTGCCGCATCGACTGCCCCCGCCCCGATCCCTTCGCGAAGTACGAGACGGTGAGCGGCACCATAGGGAAGATGCACGGCATGAAAAAGGCGCCCACGCCCGCCCCCACGGCCAGCAGCAGGAACCCCCAGAGCCCCCCACGTCCGCCCACGGCCCCACCCGAGGCCACGCCGCCGGCACTGGAGGCGGCCGCCTGAGCGTTGTCCGACGCCGTGGGGCCCGGTTCCACGAGGTCGCCGTAGTTCACGACGGCATAGGCGCCCCGTGGGGCCCCCGACTCGACCTCAATGGTCATAGAGACCGGCTTCGTCGTCGGGGGCATGCACATCTCGTCGCTACACACCATGTAGCGCACCGACCCGCCCACCACGTAGGTGCCCGGCTCTACCTCCTTCCCGACCCGAAGTCCGGCGCGCACCTCGGCCGACTCTTCGTAGAAGAACGCGTCGGCCTCGAAATTGGGATCATACTTCTGAGTGGGATCGGACTGGCGCAGCGTGCCGGTCGTGTCGATGCCCGCCGGCAGTGAATCGAGCGACACCGAGAGCGGCTGCCCGGCCGGGGAGTCCAGCGCGTACATGTACCAGCCTGCCTCCACCTCTGCACGCAGGCGGGCGGCGAAGTGCTCCCCGGCCCGCAGGGTCCGAGGCGCGGCCTCGGCACTCCAGGTGGCGTCGCCCCCACCCCCCATCTGCCCGCCACCGGGCGTTGAACCGCCCTGTCCCGCCGCCGTCTCCGGCCTCAGAAGTATTGGCCCCAGAAGCAGTAGCAGACCCCCCAGCGTCGCCGCAGCTGCTAGGGAGATGCGCCGTCGAAAGAAAGAGCGCGAATCTCTCATCGTAGAACGTCGGGTCGATTCGGATGCAGTGCAGCGCTGAGCGTGTGCACATTCTCGTCAGCGCGAGGCCGTCGGTTCAGCCGTCAGTTCGTCGAGCACAATCTCCAGCCGGCCCTTCAGGAGGAGTCCGGTGCGCCGGTAGCGAATGCGCCCCTGCCGGTCGATGACGAAGGTGCGCGGCACCGCCTGCGACCGCCCGTACTTCTCCCACGCAACCGTCTGGCTGGCGAGCTGCGGATAGTTTACGTCGTACTTGCGGGCGAAGGCGCGTACGGCCTCAAAGCCCCGCTCGTCGATCGACAGCCCGACGAACGTCACGCCCTCATCCGCAAATTCCTTCTGCAGTTCCACAAACCCTGGCACTTCGGTATGACACGGGTCGCACCACGTGGCCCAGATGTTCAGGACGACCACCTCGCCCCGGTGCTCGGAGAGCCGAAAGACCTCGCCGTTCATCTGCTCCAGGGCAAAGTCCGGGGCCATCGGGCCGGTCTCCTCCACCGTCACGTCCGGCTGCATGTCCTGCCACAGGAGCGCCCCGACGACCAGCACGGCGCCCCAGGGCCAGTGCCGGCGGAGAAAACGCCCGGCGCGGGTGAGGCTCTCTAGGATCACGGCGCGCACGGGGCGCGTCTCCAGCGGCTGATCTTCAGAGGGGGGCTCGGGCGAGTCGGTTGGGGGCGTCATGCTTTGCTGGACCGTTGGGGGACAGTTCGCGGGAACGGGGCGGGCCGGATCACGGAGACTGCTGGCGGCCTTGGAGGCGTTCACCCAGGCTGTAGGGCCCCGCGCCGTGCGTGGCGAAGAAGAGCAGCCCGCCCATGATGGCCACGTTTTTGAAGAGCGGCCCCAGGGTGGGGCGCCCAATTTGAATCGTGATCGTGATGGGAATCACGACCAGAATAAGGAGCAGGGCCGCCCAGCGCGTCCGGTAGCCAAGCAGGAGCCCGAGGCCGCCAATCAGCAGGGCCGCCCCGGCCAGAAGCACGAGGGGGCGTGCCGGGGCGACCGCCGTTG
This window encodes:
- a CDS encoding L,D-transpeptidase, encoding MTIPPPRLGGICLVLFAAIGSPLLAPAQGLVDQEAVGNLLSRNRQALNDLPAVHYNYYAFGAEHTNTIVARQRLYRHLGDGDVAAGRRRARTVALLNRTTRRQFSVGDTLVVPTRFGLDFRAYSPFPRYYVGGHEKQKLLVLNKDVQGWAAYEYGRLERWGIINTGALETPTPNGRFNVNWKEKKRLSSESPPGEEWWMYWVMNIHDGRGIHLHQYAMPTGGPTSHGCVRLVNSDAKWLYGWTEAWETTANASGSASRQGRLTDPGTRVLVLGEEPTGNPRPFRHKQRYPILRRVHLPAQPCDVPPGSPQQTRRSC
- a CDS encoding flavin-containing monooxygenase, with the translated sequence MGEADTAEADVAIIGTGFAGLGAAIRLLQEGMTNIVVFERADEVGGVWRENRYPGCACDTASHLYSFSFAPKADWSRRFAGRDEIFAYLKQCATQFGVRPHIRFGHAVRRAAWDEEGLRWHVETSEGTYMARALICGVGAHSQPLIPDLPGQERFEGRAFHSSGWPEDFDPSGRRVAVVGTGASAVQIVPALQPHAEHLTLFQRTPAWVVPHGDREIPTAVHDLFRRVPVLLRIWRFVLHHLREATGWLFWDRRVARLVEPLVRYWMRSQISDPDLRETLIPDYALGCKRILHSDTYLPALSEPNVTVVDGAAREVHPGGVSGPEGVSGPAGPRDADVIVYCTGFRSTKMPLRHSIYGREGRSLAETWGDSPRAHLGTTVAGYPNLFLLRGPNTGLGHNSILPMIEAQIEHILGALRHMGDTGGAAVEPRAAAQARFVRQVDRWSEGTVWTDGGCRSWYLDATGRNAVLWPRSVAAFRRRAADFDPSEYATIRHARSPTAAR
- a CDS encoding DoxX family protein; this translates as MHTRAWPRPGATALFRGMLSLIFLVAGTGHLLNTGHIVERLLDAQYGFLATAVAPARPLVLLAGAALLIGGLGLLLGYRTRWAALLLILVVIPITITIQIGRPTLGPLFKNVAIMGGLLFFATHGAGPYSLGERLQGRQQSP
- a CDS encoding peroxiredoxin family protein; its protein translation is MTPPTDSPEPPSEDQPLETRPVRAVILESLTRAGRFLRRHWPWGAVLVVGALLWQDMQPDVTVEETGPMAPDFALEQMNGEVFRLSEHRGEVVVLNIWATWCDPCHTEVPGFVELQKEFADEGVTFVGLSIDERGFEAVRAFARKYDVNYPQLASQTVAWEKYGRSQAVPRTFVIDRQGRIRYRRTGLLLKGRLEIVLDELTAEPTASR
- a CDS encoding DsrE family protein — encoded protein: MTSNNTFRTALFLTVLGLGMGGLGSAQAQDSGSASAESASAEDVFVVVSSGEAQTQMMAMVLGNQVAAKGASVRVLLCDAAARLAVQGESFPTFEPAGRTPQNLLQGLMQKGATVEVCAIFLPNTEYESSDLLDGVGVAKPGPIADHMLKPGVRYFTF
- a CDS encoding phosphosulfolactate synthase translates to MGPNYLDDVLSTMGHYVDSLKFAGGSFSLMPEEEVQALLDKAHEHDVLVSTGGFMEYVLSQGTDAVHSYIDECARLGFDIVEVSAGFITLPTDDWLRLIEAVQEAGLKAKPEVGIQHGAGGGATTTEELEQIGQQDPSQAIAQARRFLDAGAYQIMMESEGITENVPEMRTEVPAQFIDELGLEHIMFEAADPHVFPWYVQNYGPEVNLFVDHSQIVQLECLRSGIWGPHDLFGRVHTFKE
- a CDS encoding protein-disulfide reductase DsbD family protein, whose translation is MGGGGDATWSAEAAPRTLRAGEHFAARLRAEVEAGWYMYALDSPAGQPLSVSLDSLPAGIDTTGTLRQSDPTQKYDPNFEADAFFYEESAEVRAGLRVGKEVEPGTYVVGGSVRYMVCSDEMCMPPTTKPVSMTIEVESGAPRGAYAVVNYGDLVEPGPTASDNAQAAASSAGGVASGGAVGGRGGLWGFLLLAVGAGVGAFFMPCIFPMVPLTVSYFAKGSGRGQSMRQAGVYGLTIVGAFTGLGALAAALLGAAGAQAIAASPWTNLAIGAVLVAFGLSLLGLFELRLPTGLTNYLNRQSERQSGYAGAVFMGLTLTVVSFSCTAPFVGGLLAAAAQGTWLYPVLGMLVFSGVLALPFVGFALFPEALERLPSSGGWMNALKVTLGFVELAAALKFFSNADLVWGGAVWLSRPLVIAFTIVLLALAGAYLLGALRLSHDPPAEGPRRVGVGRVLAAALFLGLALYMTPGLLGARLGSLDAYFPPRHATDVGRLPARSGAETTAVGALDWHQNDIDAARAEAKERGTPVFVDFSGHTCTNCREMEANVFPAPAVAEHLRTDFVLLRLYTDDADKGPTLRRYQQQTVGTVALPSYAVVTPAGNLAARHSGMASPKAFDAFLEEGLSQSPEDAAPQNVSRGTSSAPVARGRPSKGEGSS